One part of the Acetoanaerobium sticklandii genome encodes these proteins:
- a CDS encoding universal stress protein gives MQKILLPVDIEKLSDKTFKITCDLVQKLDASLVILSVVPFSDKHSHPQLSNLLDMKDEHFVEYAEKIVKDIAERFKLKDINAQTVILKGNPADEIIRYSEEDQFDLVIMNTQNINSTKRFFVGSVTNKVVHNSNVPVLIIS, from the coding sequence ATGCAAAAAATTTTATTGCCAGTTGACATTGAAAAACTCAGTGACAAAACTTTTAAAATCACTTGTGACTTAGTACAAAAGCTTGATGCATCTTTAGTTATCCTATCAGTAGTTCCTTTTTCTGATAAACATTCACACCCTCAATTATCTAATTTATTAGACATGAAAGATGAGCATTTTGTAGAATATGCCGAGAAGATTGTAAAAGACATTGCTGAAAGATTCAAACTTAAAGACATTAATGCTCAAACAGTTATATTAAAGGGGAATCCAGCTGATGAAATAATTAGATACTCTGAAGAAGATCAGTTTGATTTAGTTATTATGAATACTCAAAATATAAATTCTACAAAAAGATTCTTTGTAGGAAGCGTAACTAATAAAGTTGTTCATAATTCAAATGTACCGGTTTTAATCATCAGTTAA
- a CDS encoding sugar ABC transporter ATP-binding protein: MQNQEYIIQMKDIRKEYFGNPVLKGVNLNVKKGEIHALLGENGAGKSTLMNILFGMPVIHSTGGFEGEVTFDGNITNIDSPNTAMHLGIGMVHQEFMLIPGFSISENIKLNREILKANIFSPIIGEQAKTLDFKTMDQESQVSLDTLGLNLKVQSKVEGLPVGFMQFIEIAREIDKKNMKLMVFDEPTAVLTESEADALLKAMRRIADRGISILFITHRLDEVMQVSDSITILRDGEQVASLDTKDTNVVQLAEIMVGRKIENMAQREEHESSSEVIMKIENLVVDMPGEEVKGVNLEIKKGEILGIGGLAGQGKIGIPNGIMGIYPSNGVVTFNGQSIPLNNPAQSLKSKIAFVSEDRRGVGLLLDCSIEENIVLTSMQIQNKYIKNYGIVSQIDKKTIRSHALDMISNLDIRCTGPEQLTRRLSGGNQQKVCIARALTLDPEIIFVSEPTRGIDIGAKKLVLDTLVELNKRLGMTVVVISSELAELRSVCDRIAIVTEGKIEGILSPTDNDADFGLMMSGDYHKIHGKEVG, translated from the coding sequence ATGCAAAATCAAGAATATATAATACAGATGAAGGATATACGCAAAGAATACTTTGGTAATCCTGTTTTAAAAGGTGTAAACCTAAATGTAAAAAAAGGTGAAATTCATGCTCTATTAGGTGAAAATGGAGCTGGAAAATCTACACTTATGAATATACTGTTTGGAATGCCTGTTATTCATTCCACTGGTGGTTTTGAAGGAGAAGTAACTTTTGATGGAAATATTACAAATATAGATTCTCCAAATACAGCTATGCATCTTGGGATAGGAATGGTACATCAAGAATTTATGCTTATTCCAGGTTTTAGTATAAGTGAAAATATAAAATTAAATCGTGAAATATTAAAAGCAAATATATTTAGTCCAATTATAGGTGAACAAGCTAAAACACTTGATTTCAAAACAATGGACCAAGAATCTCAGGTCTCACTTGACACTTTAGGATTGAATTTAAAAGTTCAAAGTAAAGTCGAAGGACTTCCTGTTGGTTTTATGCAATTTATAGAAATCGCAAGAGAAATTGATAAAAAAAATATGAAATTAATGGTTTTTGATGAACCTACAGCAGTGCTTACTGAAAGCGAAGCTGATGCTCTTTTGAAAGCAATGCGTAGAATTGCTGATAGAGGTATTTCTATACTCTTTATAACTCATAGATTAGATGAAGTAATGCAAGTATCTGATTCTATTACAATTCTTAGAGATGGAGAGCAAGTTGCAAGCCTTGATACAAAAGATACAAATGTTGTCCAACTAGCTGAAATAATGGTTGGAAGAAAAATTGAAAATATGGCTCAAAGGGAAGAACATGAGTCTTCTAGTGAAGTTATAATGAAGATTGAAAATCTTGTAGTTGATATGCCTGGTGAAGAAGTAAAAGGTGTTAATTTAGAGATTAAAAAAGGAGAAATATTAGGAATCGGCGGACTAGCTGGTCAAGGCAAAATTGGTATTCCTAATGGAATCATGGGAATTTATCCTTCTAATGGTGTTGTGACTTTTAATGGTCAAAGTATTCCTCTTAATAACCCTGCTCAATCTTTAAAAAGTAAAATTGCCTTTGTATCTGAAGATAGACGTGGCGTTGGTTTACTACTTGATTGCTCTATAGAAGAAAATATAGTTCTTACCTCTATGCAGATTCAAAATAAATATATCAAAAATTATGGTATAGTATCACAAATTGACAAAAAAACAATTCGTTCTCATGCTTTAGATATGATATCAAATTTAGACATTAGATGTACTGGTCCAGAGCAACTTACAAGACGACTAAGTGGTGGTAATCAGCAAAAAGTGTGTATTGCTAGAGCCTTAACACTAGATCCTGAGATTATATTTGTTTCTGAGCCAACTAGAGGTATTGATATAGGCGCTAAAAAACTGGTTCTCGATACACTAGTTGAACTTAATAAAAGACTAGGCATGACAGTAGTTGTAATATCAAGTGAGTTAGCTGAACTTAGATCAGTATGTGATAGAATAGCTATTGTTACAGAAGGAAAAATCGAAGGTATCCTATCTCCTACTGATAATGATGCAGATTTTGGATTAATGATGTCTGGAGACTATCATAAAATTCATGGAAAGGAGGTAGGTTAA
- a CDS encoding DUF3798 domain-containing protein, giving the protein MKKRLIGLALAMLMAIPMAGCNTPAATEEPAAEPAADAAASYKIGIMTGTVSQGEEEYRAAEQMKEKYGDQIILQTYPDNFMKEQETTISNVVSMASDPDVKAIIVVQAIPGTSAAIDKVREMRDDILFIAGVPGEDPDMIASKADVVFQADELGMGTSIIEQAEKMGAKNFVHYSFPRHMSYQLLAMRRDLLRETCEAKGINFVDATAPDPTGDAGVPGAQQFILEDVPRKVKELGADTAFFSTNCSMQEPLIKSVLEQGALYPQQCCPSPYHGYPGALGIEIPDDKKGDVDYVVEQISAKIAEKGGTGKFSTWPVPVNMLFVEGGVEYAKAYIEGDITEKVDKAKLEEIFSEIAGSPITLSTFTNESTGNEFNNFFMFLSEYITF; this is encoded by the coding sequence GTGAAAAAACGTTTAATCGGATTAGCTTTAGCAATGTTAATGGCAATTCCAATGGCTGGTTGTAATACTCCAGCTGCTACAGAAGAACCTGCTGCTGAACCAGCTGCAGATGCTGCTGCTAGTTACAAAATTGGTATTATGACAGGTACTGTATCTCAAGGTGAAGAGGAGTATCGTGCTGCAGAGCAAATGAAGGAAAAGTATGGTGATCAAATTATTCTTCAAACTTATCCTGATAACTTCATGAAAGAACAAGAAACAACTATTTCAAACGTTGTAAGTATGGCTTCTGACCCTGATGTTAAAGCTATTATCGTGGTTCAGGCTATACCTGGTACATCTGCTGCAATTGATAAAGTTCGTGAGATGAGAGATGATATTTTATTCATCGCTGGTGTTCCTGGAGAAGACCCTGACATGATAGCTAGTAAAGCTGATGTAGTTTTCCAGGCTGATGAGCTTGGAATGGGTACTTCTATCATTGAACAAGCTGAAAAAATGGGTGCTAAAAACTTTGTTCACTATTCATTCCCAAGACATATGTCTTATCAGCTTCTTGCAATGAGAAGAGATCTTCTTAGAGAAACTTGTGAAGCAAAAGGAATCAACTTTGTAGATGCTACAGCTCCAGACCCAACAGGAGATGCTGGTGTTCCAGGTGCTCAGCAATTTATATTAGAAGATGTGCCTAGAAAAGTAAAAGAACTAGGAGCAGACACTGCATTTTTTAGTACTAACTGTTCAATGCAAGAACCTCTTATAAAATCAGTTCTAGAGCAAGGTGCTCTTTATCCTCAACAATGTTGTCCATCTCCTTACCATGGATATCCAGGAGCTCTTGGAATTGAGATTCCAGATGATAAAAAAGGTGACGTTGATTATGTAGTAGAGCAAATCAGCGCTAAGATAGCTGAAAAAGGTGGAACAGGGAAATTCTCTACTTGGCCAGTTCCTGTAAACATGCTATTTGTTGAAGGTGGAGTAGAATATGCTAAAGCTTATATCGAAGGAGATATAACTGAGAAGGTTGACAAGGCTAAATTAGAAGAAATCTTCAGTGAAATCGCAGGAAGCCCTATTACACTTTCTACATTTACTAACGAAAGTACTGGAAATGAATTTAATAACTTCTTTATGTTCCTTTCTGAATACATCACTTTCTAA
- the ade gene encoding adenine deaminase, whose translation MIFDDRMDRLKRRAELASGKLLPDMVLTNCKVINVFNGKIIHGNIAIDGGKIIGIGPYEAKEKIDLGGAYVAPGLIDAHMHMESTLVTPGQMARIIVPRGTTTVVADPHEIANVLGIEGVEFMLDATEKTTLNGFFMLPSCVPSTDFETSGAKLNADKLSELFNHPKVLGLGELMNYPGVIAGDTDMLEKMNMAQSKIIDGHGPELTGKDLNAYMINGVRTEHECSTIEEMQERIGLGMYIAIREGSAAKNLDTLIRGVDEYNKHMCMFCTDDKNPEDILKEGHIDYNVRRAIELGVSPITAIQMATINPARCYNLRDIGAIAPGYDADLIVFDDLNTFEIKTVYKKGIKVAENKNALFETQVIDTSNVTKTVKLEKITSDKFKLFLNSDIVNVIRIIPNSIVTESVTRRVYLDQDNNFKSNKLLDVVKIAVVERHKNTKNIGIGLVENFHLQNGAIATTISHDSHNIIVIGDNDEDMALAVNTLIDLQGGIVIVSENEIKASLALPIAGLMSEKSMEDVCLDLRKLREVAMSILHIPHSLEPFMTLSFMALPVIPELKITDKGYFDVKSFKFKDIEVQQG comes from the coding sequence GTGATTTTCGATGATAGAATGGATAGATTAAAAAGAAGAGCTGAACTTGCTAGTGGAAAGCTTCTTCCAGATATGGTTCTAACAAATTGCAAGGTTATAAATGTTTTTAATGGAAAAATAATCCATGGTAATATTGCTATAGATGGTGGAAAAATAATAGGAATAGGTCCATATGAAGCTAAAGAAAAAATTGATTTAGGTGGTGCATATGTAGCTCCAGGCCTTATAGATGCACACATGCATATGGAATCTACTTTAGTTACTCCTGGTCAAATGGCTAGAATAATTGTTCCAAGAGGAACCACTACAGTTGTGGCTGACCCACATGAAATTGCCAATGTTTTAGGAATTGAAGGCGTTGAATTTATGCTCGACGCCACTGAAAAAACTACTTTAAATGGTTTTTTTATGCTCCCTTCATGTGTTCCGTCTACTGATTTCGAAACATCTGGTGCAAAACTAAATGCAGATAAGCTTTCTGAACTATTTAATCACCCAAAGGTTTTAGGCCTTGGTGAATTAATGAATTATCCAGGGGTTATAGCCGGAGACACTGATATGCTAGAAAAAATGAATATGGCTCAAAGTAAAATTATAGATGGCCATGGTCCAGAGCTAACTGGTAAAGACTTAAATGCATATATGATTAATGGTGTTAGAACAGAGCATGAATGTAGCACAATAGAAGAAATGCAAGAACGTATCGGTCTTGGAATGTATATAGCAATAAGAGAAGGATCAGCTGCTAAAAACCTTGATACTCTCATAAGAGGGGTAGACGAATATAATAAGCATATGTGTATGTTCTGCACAGATGATAAAAATCCTGAAGACATCTTAAAGGAAGGTCATATAGACTATAACGTAAGAAGAGCTATAGAGTTAGGGGTATCTCCTATTACTGCTATTCAAATGGCTACTATAAATCCCGCCAGATGCTATAATTTAAGAGATATAGGTGCTATTGCTCCTGGATACGATGCAGATTTAATAGTGTTTGATGATTTAAATACTTTTGAAATAAAAACCGTTTATAAAAAAGGCATCAAAGTAGCTGAAAATAAAAATGCATTATTTGAAACTCAAGTTATAGACACAAGTAATGTTACTAAAACTGTTAAACTTGAAAAAATAACTTCTGATAAGTTCAAGCTCTTCTTGAATTCAGATATTGTTAATGTAATTAGAATTATACCAAACAGTATAGTCACTGAATCTGTAACAAGAAGAGTATATCTAGACCAAGATAACAATTTTAAATCAAATAAGCTTCTTGACGTTGTCAAAATTGCTGTAGTTGAAAGACATAAAAATACTAAAAATATTGGAATTGGTCTAGTAGAAAACTTTCATCTTCAAAACGGCGCTATAGCAACTACTATCTCGCATGATTCTCACAACATAATAGTTATAGGAGATAACGATGAAGATATGGCTCTCGCTGTAAATACTTTAATAGACTTACAAGGTGGAATTGTCATAGTATCTGAAAATGAAATAAAAGCATCTCTTGCCCTGCCTATAGCTGGTTTAATGTCAGAAAAATCCATGGAAGATGTTTGCTTGGATTTAAGAAAATTAAGAGAAGTCGCTATGAGCATTCTTCATATTCCTCATTCTCTAGAGCCATTTATGACTCTTAGTTTTATGGCTCTACCAGTTATTCCAGAGCTTAAAATAACTGATAAAGGATATTTTGATGTTAAAAGCTTTAAGTTCAAAGATATTGAAGTCCAGCAAGGCTAG